A single region of the Patescibacteria group bacterium genome encodes:
- a CDS encoding CAP domain-containing protein has protein sequence MKKFLLTFIAVIIIALTGAFWWYESGNRLAQPQTGQFEQIAADAAKTVAKITQTVVAPPPLRATIESPVANLSNAGVLNWTNAARNDNGGLKPLVLNAALNAAAAAKLKDMFAGQYFAHESPTGVGPADLARQAGYHYLAVGENLALGNFENNQILVQAWMDSPGHRANILGKYDEIGIAVGRGTYEGRTTWLAVQEFGRPLSACPQPETGLRAQIDSDRAKLDQLLAQADALNSELDAAKKPRGSDQVDAYNAKVANYNDLVKELNALNAQLQGEITVYNGQVQAANACVVR, from the coding sequence ATGAAAAAGTTCCTGCTTACGTTCATTGCCGTGATCATCATCGCCCTCACCGGCGCGTTCTGGTGGTATGAAAGCGGCAACCGGCTAGCCCAGCCGCAGACCGGACAGTTCGAACAGATCGCCGCCGATGCAGCTAAAACGGTGGCCAAGATCACGCAGACCGTCGTTGCGCCGCCGCCGCTCCGCGCCACGATCGAATCCCCCGTCGCCAACCTCAGCAACGCAGGCGTCTTAAACTGGACCAACGCGGCTCGCAACGACAATGGCGGCCTGAAACCGCTCGTACTGAACGCCGCGCTGAACGCCGCCGCCGCCGCGAAACTCAAGGACATGTTCGCCGGACAATATTTCGCGCACGAATCGCCAACAGGCGTCGGTCCGGCCGACCTCGCCAGACAAGCGGGTTACCACTACCTTGCTGTCGGCGAAAACCTGGCGCTCGGGAACTTCGAAAACAACCAGATCTTGGTGCAGGCCTGGATGGACAGCCCGGGACACCGCGCCAACATCCTGGGAAAATACGACGAGATCGGGATCGCCGTCGGCCGCGGAACCTACGAAGGCCGGACGACCTGGCTCGCGGTCCAGGAATTCGGTCGACCGCTCTCGGCTTGTCCGCAGCCCGAAACAGGCCTCAGAGCCCAGATCGACTCCGACCGCGCCAAGCTGGATCAGCTCCTGGCCCAAGCCGACGCGCTCAACTCCGAACTCGACGCCGCCAAAAAACCGCGCGGCAGCGACCAAGTGGACGCCTACAATGCCAAGGTTGCGAATTATAACGACCTTGTCAAAGAACTCAACGCCCTGAACGCCCAGCTCCAGGGCGAAATCACGGTCTACAACGGCCAGGTCCAGGCCGCCAACGCCTGCGTGGTCAGATAA
- a CDS encoding plastocyanin/azurin family copper-binding protein — translation MSSSRILTAAVVMLLLAGAGCTAVSNAPADNSPARPTGAVPAAPTTLPPTPAIGTDTPAAVSNSVIIIKNFAFSPAQLTVKKGTSVTWKNEDSAPHIIASDSGLPGLLSGTLATGNEFTFTFDQAGDQGYHCQIHPSMTGSVKIVE, via the coding sequence ATGTCTTCGTCTCGGATACTGACCGCCGCGGTCGTCATGTTGCTGCTTGCCGGCGCTGGCTGTACCGCGGTCTCTAACGCACCCGCTGATAATTCTCCGGCGCGCCCGACCGGCGCTGTTCCCGCCGCTCCGACGACCCTGCCGCCGACGCCAGCCATCGGAACCGACACGCCGGCGGCGGTCAGCAACAGTGTCATAATCATCAAGAACTTCGCCTTTTCCCCGGCCCAGCTCACGGTCAAAAAAGGAACATCCGTGACCTGGAAGAACGAGGATTCGGCGCCGCACATCATTGCCTCCGATTCTGGCCTGCCGGGCCTCCTGTCCGGCACCCTGGCGACTGGCAATGAATTCACCTTCACCTTCGACCAGGCCGGCGATCAGGGCTATCACTGCCAGATCCATCCGAGCATGACCGGCAGCGTCAAGATCGTGGAATGA